The Brasilonema sennae CENA114 genome includes a region encoding these proteins:
- a CDS encoding type II toxin-antitoxin system HicB family antitoxin, translating to MKYTIIIQWSEEDQCYVVFLPEFTDVMQPCTHGDTYEEALKNAQEVIEMLIETSLEIGEPLPEPQTLAKSWKVA from the coding sequence ATGAAATATACAATCATCATTCAATGGTCAGAAGAAGACCAATGTTATGTGGTTTTCTTACCTGAGTTTACTGATGTCATGCAGCCTTGCACTCACGGAGATACTTACGAAGAAGCGCTCAAGAATGCTCAAGAAGTGATAGAGATGTTAATTGAGACATCCTTAGAAATTGGTGAACCTCTGCCAGAACCTCAAACGCTAGCAAAATCCTGGAAAGTAGCATAG
- a CDS encoding HEAT repeat domain-containing protein yields MRLIAGMIEPKFVGEILEYLMAQNGESEKFSNLFLAAKCLSDVRNRTAIAEVANQLRNYLENLLRYGDEYQASGKQFELIREIRTQSVAAIAITWKDDPETLAWLKTLAHFYGNWDIQQAAVQELARAWKDDSETLAWLKTCSECPDPAVRFGAVQALARGWKDEPETLRILKICAQIDYDWSVRRVSLQQIAWGWKDEPWMLEFLCDRAINDSFERWTTWQTNPRQTALEIIIKQHPHHPQTLPLLRDRAENDPDEQVREYVQKKLAELEK; encoded by the coding sequence TTGCGGCTGATTGCAGGAATGATTGAGCCAAAATTTGTTGGCGAAATTTTGGAATATTTAATGGCGCAAAATGGTGAGTCAGAGAAATTTAGCAACTTGTTTTTGGCGGCTAAGTGTCTTTCTGACGTGAGGAATAGGACGGCGATCGCGGAAGTCGCTAATCAATTACGCAATTACCTGGAAAACTTACTTAGATATGGAGATGAATATCAGGCTTCAGGTAAGCAATTCGAGCTAATTCGTGAAATTCGTACTCAATCTGTTGCAGCAATAGCAATAACTTGGAAAGATGACCCCGAAACTTTAGCATGGCTCAAAACCCTCGCTCATTTTTATGGGAATTGGGATATACAACAAGCAGCGGTACAAGAGTTAGCTAGGGCGTGGAAAGATGACTCAGAAACTTTAGCATGGCTCAAAACCTGCTCTGAGTGTCCTGATCCGGCTGTGCGATTTGGGGCAGTGCAAGCATTAGCTAGGGGGTGGAAAGATGAGCCTGAAACCTTACGCATCCTTAAAATCTGTGCTCAGATTGATTACGACTGGTCTGTGCGACGGGTATCATTGCAACAGATAGCCTGGGGGTGGAAAGATGAGCCTTGGATGTTGGAATTTCTGTGCGATCGCGCCATCAATGACTCTTTTGAGCGTTGGACAACCTGGCAAACCAACCCCCGGCAAACAGCACTTGAGATAATTATCAAACAACATCCTCACCATCCCCAAACTTTACCACTGTTACGCGACAGAGCAGAGAATGATCCGGATGAGCAAGTGCGGGAGTATGTTCAGAAGAAGTTGGCAGAATTAGAGAAGTAG
- a CDS encoding NACHT domain-containing protein, translating into MPIDFLTAWGVSTAVGFLFQPVMKQFAQDVGKDLLKDILKDVLKAIPSQILEKLKKEEIDIAAGKALKEFLSLVQQELQDADIPDNQVRDYNKPLQKFLNEKKVKEILGTPFHDECHALNTIKLKKIWNEQNLLALPSEFDWTKLGKRYVKKVKAIIQDSSELRAILDSQNIEKIAENTTETAGIIPDFNLKQYQEAIRESYANLKLDSIDTSGYAYNELRLWRIFIPQNVREVHQVLPQVHELPKQHLRRLREKNELEAEEIALEELEHHKRVYLEQPVGSVKKIVEDKHPPLSPLSKGGNGGLKIVILGDPGSGKSTLLQYLALDWVEKTLDRLHKIENPPPIPLLIELRTYMRRREDKECSNFLEFFHKCSGAIAHLNQHKLQEQLKAGNALVMFDGLDEVFDPGRREDVITDIHRFTNEYPNVQVIVTSRVIGYKAQRLRDAEFKHFMLQDLEPKQIQDFINRLKNLRVKFLANTGRMKLGMKFCG; encoded by the coding sequence ATGCCTATAGACTTTTTAACCGCTTGGGGAGTTAGTACTGCTGTTGGGTTCCTCTTCCAACCAGTGATGAAACAATTTGCCCAAGATGTAGGCAAAGATTTATTAAAAGATATACTCAAAGATGTATTGAAAGCTATCCCCAGCCAGATTTTAGAGAAACTAAAAAAAGAAGAAATAGATATTGCTGCTGGGAAAGCACTTAAAGAGTTTTTGTCACTCGTGCAGCAAGAGTTACAAGATGCTGACATTCCTGATAACCAAGTTAGGGATTATAACAAACCGCTACAAAAATTCCTGAATGAGAAAAAAGTTAAAGAAATACTGGGAACTCCTTTTCATGATGAATGTCATGCTCTAAATACAATAAAGTTAAAAAAGATTTGGAACGAACAGAATTTGTTAGCTTTGCCAAGCGAATTTGATTGGACAAAGCTTGGTAAGCGTTACGTAAAAAAAGTTAAAGCAATTATTCAGGACTCATCTGAACTGAGAGCGATTCTGGATTCCCAAAATATTGAAAAAATCGCAGAAAACACAACAGAGACTGCCGGAATTATCCCCGACTTTAATTTAAAACAATATCAAGAAGCAATTCGCGAGTCCTACGCCAATCTAAAACTAGATAGTATAGATACCAGCGGTTACGCCTATAATGAATTGCGGCTATGGCGAATCTTTATTCCTCAAAACGTGCGGGAAGTTCACCAAGTTTTACCACAAGTCCACGAACTCCCCAAACAACATCTCCGACGATTGCGAGAAAAGAACGAACTCGAAGCAGAAGAAATTGCATTAGAAGAATTAGAACATCACAAGCGAGTTTATTTAGAACAGCCAGTAGGTTCAGTTAAAAAGATTGTTGAAGACAAGCACCCCCCTTTATCCCCCCTTAGCAAGGGGGGAAATGGGGGGTTAAAAATTGTAATTTTAGGTGATCCAGGTTCAGGAAAATCTACATTATTGCAATACCTGGCGTTAGATTGGGTAGAAAAAACTCTTGATAGACTTCATAAGATAGAAAATCCTCCACCGATTCCCTTGCTGATTGAGTTACGCACTTATATGCGGCGACGAGAAGATAAAGAATGTAGTAATTTTCTGGAATTTTTTCATAAATGTAGCGGTGCGATCGCCCACCTCAACCAACATAAATTGCAAGAACAACTCAAGGCTGGTAACGCCTTAGTCATGTTTGATGGTTTGGATGAAGTTTTTGATCCTGGTAGGCGAGAAGATGTTATCACAGATATTCACCGCTTCACAAATGAGTATCCCAATGTGCAGGTGATTGTGACTTCTCGCGTGATTGGATATAAAGCGCAACGGCTGCGAGATGCTGAGTTTAAGCATTTCATGCTGCAAGATTTGGAACCAAAACAAATTCAGGATTTCATCAACCGATTGAAGAACTTAAGAGTGAAGTTTTTGGCAAACACTGGCAGGATGAAACTTGGCATGAAGTTTTGCGGCTGA
- a CDS encoding phasin family protein — MDSNNNWMKQLFTIGLGTTSLVADKLREASDQLVKDGKLDPEQAKAVMDDMVQQLKSEQGNLEGTMQRQLRNMLQDLGVPRQSEMDELRGRIDRLERQMRDLENKLWR; from the coding sequence ATGGACAGCAACAACAACTGGATGAAGCAGTTATTTACGATAGGTCTTGGAACAACGTCCTTGGTAGCAGACAAACTGCGGGAAGCGAGTGACCAACTTGTTAAGGATGGTAAGCTCGATCCTGAGCAAGCGAAGGCGGTTATGGATGACATGGTACAGCAGTTGAAGTCGGAGCAGGGAAATTTGGAGGGAACTATGCAACGACAACTGCGAAATATGCTACAGGACTTGGGGGTACCTCGTCAGTCGGAAATGGACGAACTGCGTGGTAGAATTGACCGTTTAGAGCGTCAAATGCGTGATTTAGAAAATAAGCTTTGGCGTTAA
- a CDS encoding FKBP-type peptidyl-prolyl cis-trans isomerase, translated as MKAILLSVGFMLVCVLALVFAQISGNKQDTAVASQLVETTQAPIQVQENNTLIASKNMSDDNVVTTPSGLKYTELKQGTGATPKKGQTVVVHYTGTLEDGTKFDSSRDRGQPFSFKLGVGQVIKGWDEGLSTMKVGDRRKLIIPSDLGYGARGAGGVIPPNATLIFDVELLKIQ; from the coding sequence TTGAAAGCGATTTTACTCAGCGTGGGTTTCATGCTGGTTTGTGTTTTGGCTCTGGTATTTGCGCAAATAAGCGGTAACAAACAAGATACCGCTGTTGCTAGCCAGTTGGTTGAAACAACACAAGCACCCATCCAGGTACAAGAAAACAATACCCTTATTGCGAGTAAAAATATGTCTGATGATAATGTCGTCACCACGCCCTCTGGACTTAAGTACACTGAGTTAAAACAAGGGACTGGCGCGACTCCTAAAAAAGGACAAACGGTTGTGGTTCACTACACCGGGACTTTAGAAGATGGTACCAAGTTCGATAGTTCACGCGATCGCGGTCAACCCTTTAGTTTTAAACTTGGTGTTGGACAAGTGATCAAAGGCTGGGACGAAGGACTGAGTACTATGAAAGTAGGCGATCGTCGTAAATTAATCATACCTTCTGATTTGGGTTATGGCGCTCGTGGTGCAGGTGGTGTTATTCCACCCAACGCTACTTTGATTTTTGATGTGGAGTTGCTGAAAATTCAGTAA
- the dnaB gene encoding replicative DNA helicase gives MSEELNFQGHGMDRLPPQNIEAEEAILGGILLDPEAISRVSDRLIPEAFYLNAHKDIYHAAVRLHTQGKPTDLLAVINWLNDHDMLSRVGGRNKLVSLVDRTVSAVNIDALADLIMEKYLRRRLIKAGNEIVHLGYQTETELPTVLDQAEQKVFGITQERPQVGLVHISNTLINTFQDIETRHQGIALPGIPCGFYDLDGMTSGFQRSDLIIVAGRPSMGKTAFCLNLAHNIAASYKLPVAIFSLEMSKEQLAQRLLASEAGIETSYLRSGRISQTQWEPLSRAIGMLSDMPIHIDDTPNITVTEMRSQARRLQTELNTEVGLIIIDYLQLMEGGGDNRVQELSKITRSLKGLARELSVPVIALSQLSRGVESRTNKRPMLSDLRESGSIEQDADLVIMLYRDDYYNSDSPDRGIAEVIIAKHRNGPTGTVKLLFDPQLTKFKNFARPNNY, from the coding sequence ATGTCTGAAGAACTTAACTTTCAAGGTCATGGTATGGATCGCCTCCCTCCCCAAAACATTGAGGCGGAAGAAGCAATATTGGGGGGGATTTTGCTAGATCCGGAAGCGATAAGTAGAGTGAGCGATCGCCTGATTCCAGAAGCCTTTTATCTGAACGCTCATAAAGATATCTATCACGCCGCTGTCAGGTTACACACTCAAGGTAAACCTACAGACTTGCTTGCAGTCATAAATTGGCTAAACGACCACGATATGCTAAGCCGTGTTGGCGGTAGAAATAAATTAGTTTCACTAGTAGATCGTACAGTGTCAGCCGTTAATATCGATGCCTTAGCAGATTTAATTATGGAAAAATACCTGCGGCGTCGATTAATTAAAGCTGGAAATGAAATTGTGCATCTAGGTTATCAGACAGAAACTGAGTTACCAACTGTTTTAGATCAAGCAGAACAAAAAGTCTTTGGTATCACTCAAGAACGTCCCCAAGTCGGTCTGGTTCACATTTCTAACACCCTGATTAATACTTTCCAAGATATTGAAACTCGCCATCAAGGTATCGCCCTACCGGGAATACCTTGCGGCTTTTATGATTTAGACGGTATGACTAGCGGTTTTCAACGTTCTGATTTGATTATTGTTGCTGGTCGTCCTTCAATGGGAAAAACCGCTTTCTGTCTCAATCTTGCTCATAACATTGCTGCTTCATATAAATTACCAGTTGCTATCTTCAGCTTAGAAATGTCAAAAGAACAACTGGCGCAGCGGTTGCTAGCAAGTGAGGCGGGAATTGAAACGAGTTATTTGCGGAGTGGACGCATTAGCCAAACTCAATGGGAACCTTTAAGTCGTGCGATTGGTATGCTCTCTGATATGCCAATTCATATTGATGATACGCCAAATATTACAGTTACAGAAATGCGAAGTCAAGCGCGGCGTTTGCAAACAGAATTAAATACAGAAGTAGGACTAATTATTATAGATTACTTGCAATTAATGGAAGGAGGGGGCGATAACCGCGTGCAAGAACTATCAAAAATTACCCGAAGTCTTAAAGGTTTAGCGCGTGAATTAAGTGTTCCAGTGATTGCTTTATCTCAGTTGAGTCGAGGAGTAGAATCACGTACGAACAAGCGTCCCATGTTATCTGATTTGAGAGAAAGTGGAAGTATTGAGCAAGATGCGGATTTAGTTATTATGTTGTACAGAGACGATTACTATAACAGCGATAGCCCAGATAGAGGAATTGCTGAGGTGATCATAGCTAAGCACCGTAATGGTCCAACAGGTACTGTTAAACTCTTGTTTGATCCACAATTGACGAAGTTTAAAAATTTTGCCAGACCGAATAATTATTAA
- a CDS encoding KGK domain-containing protein: MLSNQFQRLEQEDDILFLGDQIFNAVQIVKKFLEYFEPKGNDLNFSCQDKFVKKYFKKRNVTGIFNRVEWEFYLRSEIQCELLLPNKNRRQKGKLEIRVTLEFSSLNKQFSSVNDGGSLSHSLSITDSKTSKDFEIKVSLDFYPEERLLEEISHQEKTTESGLRKWPRETLRVSPFEIDARKKGIHEYGIHEYLASL, encoded by the coding sequence ATGTTGAGTAACCAATTTCAACGATTGGAGCAAGAGGATGATATTCTTTTTTTAGGAGATCAAATTTTTAATGCAGTTCAAATAGTTAAGAAATTCCTTGAATATTTTGAGCCAAAGGGAAATGATTTAAATTTTTCTTGTCAAGACAAGTTTGTTAAAAAATATTTCAAAAAGAGAAATGTAACAGGTATATTTAATCGAGTTGAGTGGGAATTTTACCTGAGATCAGAAATACAATGTGAACTGCTTCTTCCCAATAAAAATCGTAGACAAAAAGGGAAACTTGAAATTAGGGTTACTTTAGAATTTTCTTCATTAAACAAACAATTCTCATCTGTCAATGATGGTGGAAGCCTATCTCATTCTCTATCAATCACAGATAGTAAGACTTCAAAAGATTTTGAGATAAAAGTTTCGTTAGATTTCTATCCTGAGGAAAGATTGCTAGAGGAAATTTCTCACCAAGAAAAAACCACAGAGTCAGGATTGAGAAAATGGCCTAGGGAGACGCTGCGCGTAAGTCCTTTTGAGATAGATGCTCGTAAAAAAGGTATACACGAATACGGTATACACGAATACCTAGCGTCTCTCTAG
- a CDS encoding YdcF family protein: MVIQALCVHMFGVGTLCNRSVSQWLVLKSTLSHWLMTPIFIVLPLLTLVFLPWMIPRLRWKRFWSGLGTVLLVVYFSATFPLTIAVAKKGLVTFIPPDPGTSADAIVVLGRGVPFRDSRVEVAAELWRNHRAPFIFASGLGDGSEIVQQLKAKGIPDAALGEEHCSQTTKENALFTASILQPRGIKQILLVTDSPHMVRSLLTFKSVGFEVMSHTTPIPSQFTASKKAMLMFYEYMGLVSYGLRGDFLKHNLPQQKNPPVAKLKN; the protein is encoded by the coding sequence ATGGTTATCCAAGCTTTGTGTGTTCACATGTTTGGGGTGGGTACTTTGTGCAATCGCTCAGTTAGTCAGTGGCTTGTCTTGAAATCAACGCTCTCCCACTGGCTAATGACACCAATATTTATTGTATTGCCACTCTTGACTTTAGTCTTTTTACCTTGGATGATTCCACGCCTGCGCTGGAAACGTTTTTGGAGTGGTTTGGGAACTGTGTTACTCGTGGTTTACTTTTCTGCCACTTTCCCACTCACCATCGCTGTCGCAAAAAAAGGATTAGTTACTTTTATTCCCCCTGATCCTGGTACAAGTGCAGATGCAATTGTTGTACTCGGACGGGGCGTACCATTTAGAGATTCAAGGGTTGAGGTTGCAGCTGAACTTTGGAGGAATCATCGGGCACCATTCATTTTTGCCAGTGGTTTAGGAGATGGTTCGGAAATTGTCCAACAACTCAAAGCAAAAGGTATTCCTGATGCTGCATTGGGCGAAGAACACTGTTCTCAAACCACCAAGGAAAACGCACTGTTCACCGCATCTATCCTGCAACCACGCGGAATCAAGCAAATTCTGCTAGTCACAGATTCTCCTCATATGGTGCGCTCGCTATTGACTTTTAAAAGTGTAGGGTTTGAAGTCATGTCCCATACAACTCCCATACCATCGCAATTTACTGCGAGTAAAAAAGCAATGCTCATGTTTTATGAGTATATGGGATTAGTTAGCTACGGTTTGCGAGGGGACTTTCTGAAACACAACTTACCTCAACAGAAAAATCCACCCGTTGCTAAGCTCAAGAATTAG
- a CDS encoding glutaredoxin family protein, producing MRIILYSKPGCHLCEGLQEKLEQIQNLKFELEIRDITTREDWFQAYQYQVPVLFLANARSTEGTQELPLPRPSPRATVQQLENMLQKYL from the coding sequence ATGCGAATCATCTTATATAGCAAGCCCGGTTGTCATTTGTGTGAGGGTTTGCAGGAAAAACTAGAACAGATACAAAACCTCAAGTTTGAGCTAGAAATCCGGGATATTACGACTCGTGAAGATTGGTTTCAAGCTTACCAATACCAGGTGCCAGTGCTTTTTTTAGCAAACGCTAGAAGTACAGAAGGCACACAGGAGCTACCTTTGCCTCGTCCCTCTCCTAGGGCAACAGTACAACAATTGGAAAATATGCTTCAGAAGTATTTATAA
- a CDS encoding MbtH family protein, with protein MYQDDKDDTTIYKVVVNHEEQYSIWPADRDNALGWKDAGKSGPKQECLDYIKEVWTDMRPLSLRKKMEEV; from the coding sequence ATGTATCAAGATGATAAAGACGACACAACAATTTACAAAGTTGTAGTCAATCACGAAGAACAGTATTCTATTTGGCCCGCCGACCGGGACAACGCACTTGGTTGGAAAGATGCTGGAAAAAGTGGCCCCAAACAAGAATGTCTAGATTACATCAAAGAAGTTTGGACTGACATGAGACCGCTCAGTCTCCGCAAGAAGATGGAGGAAGTTTGA
- a CDS encoding aspartate aminotransferase family protein yields MATQESTVQNKLSQIDSTQTTKLLSTEGLNPYQQKYLETFINSYTKRTITSKQLTQACRQVLADPRASDGFNLMMKEICYPIVGKRSLGSKIWDIDGNEYIDLMMGFGVNLFGHNPSFIKEALTEQLEKGIQIGPQSEFAGEVAELISELTGMERVAFSNTGTEAVMTAIRLARATTDRNKIVIFSGSYHGHFDGTLVKAQSVDDENLRAVPIAPGVPPNIVKDVLVLDYGNPQSLEAIKAHEQELAAVLVVPVQNSRPDLQPKTFLQQLRKLTKELGIILIFDEMVTGFRIHPGGAQAYFGVEADIATYGKIIGGGLPIGVIAGKAAYMDAIDGGIWSYGDSSYPQAKTTFFAGTFCKHPLAMAAARAVLRHLKTQGPALQEQLNQRTSQFIQALNTYFEEDEVPIRMANFGSLFGTASSRNSEEAGNSAISQTMNLLIYHLFDKGILLFNGTGYLCTAHTDEDIDCIIQAVKDSVRELRDGGFLPTSSDKLAET; encoded by the coding sequence ATGGCGACACAAGAATCTACAGTACAAAACAAATTATCACAAATTGATTCGACACAAACCACAAAATTGTTATCCACTGAAGGTCTTAATCCATATCAACAGAAGTATTTAGAAACATTTATTAACAGCTATACCAAGCGGACAATAACATCAAAACAACTCACGCAAGCCTGTCGCCAAGTTTTGGCTGACCCAAGAGCGTCAGATGGGTTCAATCTAATGATGAAGGAGATATGCTATCCCATTGTTGGCAAGCGCTCTTTGGGTTCCAAGATATGGGACATTGATGGTAACGAATATATAGACCTCATGATGGGTTTTGGCGTAAATCTCTTTGGTCATAATCCGTCCTTTATCAAAGAAGCACTGACAGAGCAACTTGAGAAAGGAATACAGATTGGTCCGCAATCAGAGTTTGCTGGTGAAGTAGCAGAGTTAATTTCTGAACTCACTGGGATGGAGCGGGTAGCATTTAGTAATACAGGCACAGAAGCCGTTATGACGGCGATACGCTTGGCACGAGCAACAACAGATCGCAACAAAATTGTCATCTTTTCAGGCTCCTATCATGGTCATTTTGATGGAACGCTAGTTAAAGCACAAAGCGTAGACGACGAAAATTTACGTGCAGTGCCAATTGCTCCTGGAGTACCGCCAAATATCGTTAAAGATGTTTTAGTCTTAGATTACGGGAATCCTCAATCACTAGAAGCGATCAAAGCTCATGAGCAAGAATTGGCAGCTGTTCTAGTTGTACCTGTACAAAATAGCCGACCGGACTTACAGCCCAAAACATTTCTCCAACAGCTGAGGAAATTAACAAAAGAATTAGGAATCATCCTAATCTTCGATGAAATGGTTACCGGCTTCCGCATTCATCCGGGTGGTGCTCAAGCATATTTTGGCGTTGAAGCAGACATAGCGACGTATGGAAAGATTATTGGTGGGGGTTTGCCGATTGGAGTCATCGCTGGCAAAGCTGCTTATATGGATGCTATCGATGGGGGTATCTGGAGTTATGGAGATTCTTCCTACCCACAAGCAAAAACAACGTTTTTTGCAGGTACATTCTGTAAGCATCCGTTAGCTATGGCTGCTGCAAGAGCGGTTCTTAGACATCTTAAAACTCAAGGACCAGCCCTTCAAGAGCAGTTGAATCAACGCACATCACAATTCATCCAAGCTTTGAATACTTACTTTGAAGAAGATGAAGTACCCATCCGAATGGCGAATTTTGGCTCACTATTCGGTACTGCTTCTTCAAGGAATTCTGAAGAAGCGGGGAATTCTGCTATATCGCAAACTATGAATCTATTAATTTATCATTTGTTCGACAAGGGAATTCTCCTCTTTAATGGAACTGGTTACCTATGCACAGCCCATACAGATGAAGATATTGATTGCATTATTCAGGCTGTTAAGGATAGTGTAAGGGAACTGCGAGACGGAGGTTTCTTGCCTACTTCCTCTGACAAATTGGCTGAAACATAA